Proteins from a genomic interval of Streptomyces sp. TLI_235:
- a CDS encoding transposase (manually curated), producing the protein MHARGRTPGAECPSCGSWSGRVHSGYERRVSDSAVSGQELVLHLRVRRFFCDADNCGRRTFAEQIPGLTFRYGRCTVPLRKVREAVALALGGRAGARLAGHLSAGIGRDALIRLIRALPDPATERVRVLGVDDFALRKGHHYGTVLIDIESRRPIEVLPERSADALAHWLTEHPGVEVICRDRAAYYAEGATRGAGTATQVADRYHLWANLGDATERLVARLRSQWVPSVPDKEKVALPEGSRDRRTRVRHAAVHALMDRGMGHSQIVAELHLDPKTVRKFMRAATADELIGTGPLGGRQTSLEGHAAYLIARFNEGCHSALRLHRELSERGLTVSERTVRRFVHRLRENTKPTARPPVPKVREVTGLILTHPDHRSESQQVLLKELRIRCSELADACDLVARFASILVNRRGQEELEQWTADAAASALPELRGFATGLRKDWDAVMAGLTLRWNSGPVEGHVNRIKMLKRQMFGRAKLDLLRKRVLLAS; encoded by the coding sequence GTGCACGCCCGGGGGCGGACGCCGGGCGCGGAGTGTCCGAGCTGCGGTAGTTGGTCGGGACGTGTCCACAGTGGGTACGAGCGGCGAGTGAGCGACTCGGCGGTCTCCGGTCAGGAGCTGGTGCTGCACCTGCGGGTCCGCCGGTTCTTCTGCGACGCCGATAACTGCGGGCGGCGGACCTTCGCGGAGCAGATCCCCGGCCTGACGTTCCGTTACGGGCGGTGCACAGTGCCGCTGCGGAAGGTTCGCGAGGCCGTCGCCCTCGCCCTCGGCGGCCGGGCCGGAGCCCGCCTGGCCGGACACCTGTCAGCCGGGATCGGCCGGGATGCCTTGATACGCCTGATCCGCGCACTGCCAGACCCGGCCACCGAGCGGGTCCGCGTGCTCGGCGTCGATGACTTCGCCCTGCGAAAGGGCCACCACTACGGCACCGTCCTGATCGACATCGAGAGCCGCCGTCCCATCGAGGTCCTGCCCGAGCGGTCTGCCGACGCCCTGGCCCACTGGCTCACCGAGCATCCCGGTGTCGAGGTGATCTGCCGTGACCGCGCCGCCTACTACGCCGAGGGCGCGACCCGTGGTGCCGGCACCGCGACGCAGGTCGCGGACAGGTACCACCTCTGGGCGAACCTCGGCGATGCGACTGAGCGGCTGGTCGCCCGCCTGCGCTCGCAGTGGGTCCCCTCCGTGCCGGACAAGGAGAAGGTGGCACTGCCCGAAGGATCGAGGGACCGGCGCACCCGTGTGCGCCATGCCGCCGTCCATGCGCTGATGGACAGGGGCATGGGGCACAGCCAGATCGTCGCCGAGCTGCATCTGGACCCGAAGACGGTGCGCAAGTTCATGAGGGCCGCCACTGCGGACGAGCTGATCGGCACGGGGCCCTTGGGCGGCCGGCAGACCAGCTTGGAGGGCCACGCCGCTTACCTGATCGCCCGCTTCAACGAGGGTTGCCACAGCGCACTACGGCTCCACCGTGAACTCTCCGAACGCGGCCTGACCGTCAGCGAGCGGACCGTCCGCCGGTTCGTGCACCGGCTGCGTGAGAACACCAAGCCGACCGCCCGACCGCCGGTCCCCAAGGTCCGCGAGGTGACCGGGCTGATCCTCACCCACCCCGACCACCGATCCGAAAGCCAACAAGTCCTCCTGAAGGAGCTACGCATTCGTTGCAGTGAGCTGGCCGACGCGTGCGACCTCGTCGCCCGGTTCGCCTCGATCCTCGTGAACCGGCGAGGCCAGGAGGAACTCGAACAGTGGACCGCGGACGCTGCGGCGAGCGCCCTGCCCGAGCTGCGAGGCTTCGCTACCGGCTTGCGCAAGGACTGGGACGCTGTCATGGCCGGCCTCACGCTCCGCTGGAACTCCGGCCCCGTCGAGGGTCACGTCAACCGGATCAAGATGCTCAAGAGGCAGATGTTCGGACGCGCCAAGCTCGACCTTCTCCGCAAGCGCGTACTCCTCGCGTCCTGA
- a CDS encoding physarolisin II — MRRSPFRRWGVTPFAVVLALLAFVASPLAQAAPTPQASALSRPKAPALPAGVHVKQMCPNPHAKKPTCDVRMWVGEGGHPLSAPGPVGGMTPLQIRNAYRLPYNAGKGQTVHLIEWGDVPTAESDLAVYRSYFGLPPCTTANGCLKKVNKFYQSSPLPPAGDFITGVETSLDLAAVSAACPQCNIVLVEADVAQTDLTSLLDANYNAITVGGAKYVSNSWGACEDPTEIYADPAFYNPGGVVTAGAGDFGYPGPCGTPGPAYPAASPNVVAVGETLLTPAANQRGWAESASSSTGSGCSTVETAPAWQQSASQAAGCNGRRVANDLALAGDPAGGALAIYDTYLTSSGWHVVGGTSESAPLAAAMFAMAGPPDPQGAAARLYTRPWAVNDITAGSNGTCTPAILCTAGPGWDAPSGVGSPTSLALFNP; from the coding sequence GTGCGCAGATCCCCATTCCGCCGGTGGGGCGTGACGCCCTTCGCCGTCGTCCTCGCCCTCCTTGCCTTTGTCGCCTCCCCGCTGGCCCAAGCGGCGCCGACCCCCCAGGCATCGGCCCTGTCACGGCCGAAGGCCCCGGCGCTTCCGGCAGGCGTGCACGTAAAACAGATGTGCCCGAACCCTCACGCGAAGAAGCCCACCTGCGACGTACGGATGTGGGTCGGCGAGGGCGGCCACCCGCTGTCGGCCCCCGGTCCCGTGGGCGGCATGACTCCGCTTCAGATACGCAACGCCTACCGGCTTCCCTACAACGCCGGCAAGGGGCAGACGGTGCACCTCATCGAATGGGGAGACGTTCCCACAGCCGAGTCCGACCTCGCGGTCTACCGGAGCTACTTCGGCCTGCCGCCGTGCACCACGGCCAACGGCTGCCTCAAGAAGGTCAACAAGTTCTATCAGAGCAGCCCACTGCCGCCGGCCGGGGACTTCATCACCGGCGTCGAGACCTCCCTCGACCTGGCCGCCGTCTCCGCGGCCTGCCCGCAGTGCAACATCGTCCTGGTCGAGGCGGACGTCGCCCAGACCGACCTGACGTCGCTGCTGGACGCGAACTACAACGCGATCACCGTCGGCGGCGCCAAATACGTGAGCAACAGTTGGGGCGCCTGCGAGGATCCCACTGAGATCTACGCCGATCCGGCCTTCTACAACCCCGGAGGAGTGGTCACCGCAGGGGCAGGCGACTTCGGCTACCCCGGACCGTGCGGTACACCCGGCCCGGCCTACCCGGCAGCCTCGCCCAACGTCGTCGCCGTCGGCGAGACACTCCTGACCCCGGCAGCCAACCAGCGGGGCTGGGCGGAGAGCGCCTCATCGTCCACCGGCAGCGGATGCTCCACGGTGGAGACCGCTCCGGCCTGGCAGCAGAGCGCCTCGCAGGCGGCCGGCTGCAACGGCAGGCGGGTGGCGAACGACCTGGCCCTGGCCGGCGACCCCGCCGGCGGAGCCCTGGCCATCTACGACACCTACCTCACCTCCTCCGGCTGGCACGTCGTCGGAGGCACCAGCGAGAGCGCCCCGCTCGCAGCCGCCATGTTCGCCATGGCCGGCCCGCCAGACCCCCAGGGCGCCGCAGCCCGGCTCTACACCAGGCCGTGGGCCGTCAACGACATCACCGCCGGCAGCAACGGAACCTGCACCCCCGCCATCCTGTGCACCGCGGGCCCCGGCTGGGACGCCCCGTCCGGAGTCGGATCGCCCACCAGCCTTGCCCTCTTCAATCCCTGA
- a CDS encoding YbaB/EbfC DNA-binding family protein → MDDFPTLDLDEIRQRVESRMAEFSAMHQKMQQLSVSVTSAQHLLTVTVGAQGEVTALKFHSDGYRSMAPSELEHIVLDTLQRARRQVLDQAKALAAPLAPAGLDIDDIMAGRIDPAELTKNHVFDPAAGWGRRGTAAPDDEED, encoded by the coding sequence ATGGATGATTTCCCCACCCTGGACCTCGACGAGATCCGCCAGCGGGTCGAGAGTCGGATGGCCGAGTTCTCCGCGATGCATCAGAAGATGCAGCAGCTGTCCGTCTCCGTGACCTCGGCCCAGCACCTGCTGACCGTGACCGTCGGCGCCCAGGGCGAGGTGACGGCCCTGAAGTTCCACTCGGACGGTTACCGCTCGATGGCACCCTCGGAACTCGAACACATCGTGCTGGACACCCTCCAGCGTGCTCGCAGGCAGGTGCTCGACCAGGCCAAGGCGCTGGCCGCACCGCTCGCCCCGGCAGGCCTCGACATCGACGACATCATGGCAGGCCGGATCGACCCCGCCGAACTGACGAAGAACCACGTGTTCGACCCGGCAGCCGGCTGGGGGCGGCGCGGAACCGCTGCGCCGGACGACGAGGAGGACTAG